A genomic region of Gemmata massiliana contains the following coding sequences:
- a CDS encoding transposase — protein sequence MRLPPVPQHKLGDQKTKNDHFADLRTAAHGRGLCPKAVLFDGWYASVENLKRVRNFGWTFVTRLKSNRKVRIDHGEPNALSEQTIASSGTVVWVPGFGEVRVFRVVAPNGDTTHWGTNDLGMNERPHAPEPGTRSPSWSGG from the coding sequence GTGCGATTACCGCCTGTACCACAACACAAACTCGGGGACCAGAAGACCAAGAACGACCACTTCGCGGACCTGCGGACCGCGGCCCACGGGCGCGGGTTGTGCCCCAAGGCAGTGCTCTTCGACGGGTGGTACGCGAGCGTTGAGAACCTCAAGCGGGTACGCAACTTCGGGTGGACGTTCGTGACCCGGTTGAAATCCAACCGCAAGGTGCGGATCGATCACGGGGAGCCGAACGCGCTGAGCGAGCAGACGATCGCGTCGTCGGGTACGGTGGTGTGGGTCCCGGGGTTCGGTGAGGTCCGGGTGTTTCGGGTGGTCGCCCCAAACGGCGACACGACACACTGGGGCACCAACGACCTGGGCATGAACGAGCGTCCACACGCCCCCGAACCGGGGACACGTTCACCGTCCTGGTCCGGCGGGTGA
- a CDS encoding glycerophosphodiester phosphodiesterase has translation MNRSLSRIAVCLLCSFLLRGALRAEAPAPAEPTDAAKKRHERVAERRKGPGIICHRGASEHAMENTLEAFRATFELGGDGNEIDIRMTSDEVLVVFHDDMLDRHLEAYGDVSDYTWAELQRFRFRTPGKFGAQCRIPTLAEVFALHHTHAGLMHLDIKRTGLDTAIAELLTKMDMWDHVAFANSDTGGVILKDPRFKPQRYKAGLYLDRGEVFPDAIGAVLKKPGDHVIVDDPRGVAVAFGRKLGKLSKEPVAAHKIEPRTDPKSPTEADLLAALRAADDWNTPAETLAGRKISGARIRARARAAEGLLAVGASSKEAFSVLEERVRKRSLHPDWMFHGFDGAMSLRALILLRAPNAVDLARFVLWRDDPALEPVIDPRWKNPRAWTDFRVKMVVFPALAKCPGAATEKLCRDYLALTDAEARELGPAQFEEAGRALLAVSPKTGTALELFRHRLQEVRGRAILDCLAHVNEDWALAALKKGAAHALAYRVEE, from the coding sequence ATGAACCGTTCCCTCTCCCGGATCGCGGTTTGTCTGCTGTGCTCATTTCTGCTACGTGGCGCTCTCCGTGCCGAAGCCCCGGCTCCCGCGGAGCCGACAGACGCGGCCAAGAAGCGGCACGAGCGCGTCGCGGAGCGCCGGAAAGGGCCGGGAATCATCTGCCACCGCGGGGCGTCCGAGCACGCGATGGAGAACACGCTCGAAGCGTTCCGCGCCACCTTTGAACTCGGCGGTGACGGTAACGAGATCGACATCCGAATGACGAGCGACGAGGTGCTCGTTGTCTTTCACGACGACATGCTCGACCGGCACCTTGAAGCCTACGGCGACGTGAGCGATTACACCTGGGCCGAACTCCAGCGGTTCCGCTTCCGCACTCCGGGGAAATTCGGTGCGCAGTGCCGCATTCCCACGCTCGCAGAGGTGTTCGCGTTGCACCACACCCACGCGGGGCTGATGCACCTCGACATCAAGCGCACCGGACTCGATACCGCGATCGCTGAACTATTGACGAAGATGGATATGTGGGACCACGTCGCGTTCGCGAACAGCGACACCGGCGGGGTAATACTCAAAGACCCGCGCTTCAAACCGCAACGATACAAGGCGGGGCTCTACCTCGATCGCGGGGAAGTGTTCCCGGACGCGATCGGGGCCGTACTGAAGAAACCCGGCGATCACGTGATCGTGGACGACCCGCGTGGCGTCGCAGTCGCGTTCGGCCGCAAGCTCGGCAAGCTCTCAAAGGAGCCAGTAGCGGCACACAAGATTGAACCGCGCACCGATCCGAAATCGCCGACGGAAGCCGATCTACTCGCCGCTCTCCGGGCGGCGGACGACTGGAACACGCCGGCCGAAACGCTCGCGGGGCGAAAGATCTCTGGTGCGCGCATCCGCGCTCGCGCTCGGGCGGCGGAGGGGTTGCTCGCGGTTGGTGCGTCATCGAAGGAAGCATTCTCCGTTCTCGAAGAGCGCGTTCGCAAGCGGAGCCTGCACCCGGACTGGATGTTCCACGGTTTCGACGGTGCCATGTCGCTGCGCGCGCTCATCCTGCTTCGCGCGCCGAACGCGGTCGATCTGGCACGATTTGTTCTTTGGCGCGACGACCCGGCGCTCGAACCAGTAATCGACCCGCGCTGGAAGAACCCGCGGGCATGGACCGATTTTCGCGTGAAAATGGTCGTGTTTCCCGCGCTGGCGAAGTGCCCCGGCGCCGCGACCGAGAAGCTCTGTCGCGACTATCTCGCGCTCACCGACGCCGAAGCGCGAGAACTGGGGCCGGCGCAATTCGAGGAGGCGGGGCGAGCGCTCCTCGCGGTCAGCCCAAAAACGGGAACGGCATTGGAACTGTTCCGGCACCGGCTCCAGGAGGTCCGCGGGCGGGCGATCCTCGATTGTCTCGCGCACGTGAACGAAGACTGGGCGCTCGCCGCACTCAAAAAGGGCGCCGCGCACGCGCTCGCGTACCGCGTCGAAGAATAA
- a CDS encoding transposase, with protein sequence MRAPADPDGQKVLVVVVDNAGWHVARRLNVPPNVVLHFLPPCTPELQPVEPFWPIVREAVANRSIGRINRLRAILRARLEYRTRNPSVVQPRIGFRWVRSIEQ encoded by the coding sequence ATTCGCGCCCCCGCCGACCCGGACGGGCAGAAGGTGCTGGTGGTCGTGGTGGACAACGCCGGGTGGCACGTGGCCCGGCGGTTGAACGTACCCCCGAACGTTGTCCTCCACTTCCTCCCACCGTGTACCCCGGAGCTCCAACCCGTGGAACCGTTCTGGCCGATCGTCCGCGAGGCCGTCGCGAACCGCTCGATCGGACGCATCAACCGCCTCCGGGCAATCCTCCGGGCGCGGCTCGAATACCGCACCCGGAACCCGAGCGTGGTCCAACCACGGATCGGGTTCCGATGGGTGAGATCGATCGAACAGTAA
- a CDS encoding tyrosine-type recombinase/integrase — MPRVPKIPAYRLHKPSGQAVVTIRTVAGDRRDVYLGVFNSPESRAEYGRLIAELASTPIFVASKTPSDRSTIDQILLAFLAHAEKHYRDPDGKPTDEVREIKRSSFHLHKLYGHTIAAEFGPRALATVRQEMITADWCRTLINRRVERIKRAFKWAASQELVPVTVYDALRTLAGLQKGRTDARESAPVKPVELPHVGATLPFLSTHVRAMVELELLTGMRPGEACALTLDEIDRTREPWAYRPDRHKTAHRGRPRVILFGPKARAILAAFVHERGTKPDAPVFSPIAAREEWAQTLRSKRKSKVPPSQVDRRKANPKRRPGTRYTVAAYGKAIRKAAVKAGVPNWHPNQLRHAFASLVRKAHGLEAAQVLLGHSHANVTQVYAERDEALAARVAAEIG; from the coding sequence ATGCCCCGCGTTCCGAAGATTCCCGCCTATCGTCTTCACAAACCGTCCGGCCAAGCGGTTGTTACAATTCGCACCGTCGCCGGCGATCGCCGGGACGTGTATCTCGGCGTTTTTAATTCTCCGGAAAGTCGCGCCGAGTACGGGCGGCTCATCGCCGAACTCGCCTCCACACCGATCTTCGTCGCCTCCAAAACGCCGAGCGACCGCTCCACCATCGACCAAATCCTTTTGGCGTTCCTCGCACACGCCGAGAAGCACTACCGCGATCCCGACGGCAAACCCACCGACGAGGTCCGCGAGATCAAGCGGTCCTCTTTTCACCTGCACAAACTCTACGGCCACACCATCGCGGCAGAATTCGGCCCCCGCGCGCTCGCTACAGTGCGACAAGAAATGATCACGGCCGACTGGTGCCGCACGCTCATTAATCGACGGGTGGAGCGTATCAAGCGTGCGTTCAAGTGGGCCGCGAGTCAGGAGCTGGTGCCCGTAACCGTGTACGACGCGCTCCGCACCCTCGCGGGGCTGCAGAAGGGCCGCACCGACGCCCGGGAGTCCGCGCCAGTTAAGCCCGTCGAGCTCCCGCACGTCGGCGCCACACTCCCGTTCCTCAGTACCCACGTCCGTGCGATGGTAGAACTCGAACTCCTGACCGGCATGCGCCCGGGAGAAGCCTGCGCGCTCACCCTTGATGAGATCGATCGTACCCGCGAGCCGTGGGCGTACCGCCCCGATCGCCACAAGACCGCGCACCGCGGCCGGCCCCGTGTCATTCTGTTCGGTCCCAAGGCCCGCGCGATCCTGGCGGCTTTCGTTCACGAGCGCGGCACGAAACCGGATGCGCCCGTCTTCAGCCCGATCGCCGCTCGCGAGGAATGGGCGCAGACCCTCCGCTCGAAGCGCAAGAGTAAGGTTCCGCCCTCGCAGGTCGACCGGCGGAAGGCGAACCCCAAGAGGCGACCGGGAACCCGGTACACCGTCGCGGCCTACGGTAAAGCTATCCGCAAAGCCGCGGTGAAGGCCGGGGTTCCCAACTGGCACCCCAATCAGCTCCGGCACGCCTTCGCATCGCTCGTGCGCAAGGCCCACGGGCTCGAAGCTGCCCAGGTTCTACTCGGCCACTCTCACGCCAACGTGACCCAAGTTTACGCAGAACGGGATGAAGCGTTGGCCGCTCGGGTCGCAGCCGAGATCGGGTGA
- a CDS encoding winged helix-turn-helix domain-containing protein, with protein sequence MTEDLAPALRPWVIDGPAACGLDRANWTYPELAEYLFSKRGIRVQKSAMQVFCHKHGIRPYRPTYRFRRGDPVKRAGARDELAALTKGHRPAR encoded by the coding sequence TTGACCGAGGATCTGGCACCGGCCCTGCGCCCGTGGGTCATCGACGGGCCGGCCGCGTGCGGCCTGGATCGGGCCAACTGGACCTACCCCGAACTGGCCGAGTACCTCTTTTCCAAGCGCGGCATCCGGGTGCAGAAGTCGGCCATGCAGGTGTTCTGCCACAAGCACGGGATCCGCCCGTACCGACCCACCTACCGGTTCCGTCGTGGGGATCCCGTCAAGCGAGCCGGCGCGCGCGACGAACTGGCGGCCTTAACAAAGGGGCACAGGCCGGCACGTTAG
- a CDS encoding transposase: MPTAPARSELPPRIGVWAQEAVLREWIAIRLSPEDPLVVNVDGTCARGSASAQRPGVYLPAACAPRVSAILTQLRVDAKTNEHKAALELLNVLPPRRGGYITTGDAMFTQTEVCRAIRDRNDDYGRVLLDHRHALAVDIDAGLTFAAQAATFSPEGAFPKRAHVRSAVRTDG; the protein is encoded by the coding sequence GTGCCCACCGCACCCGCGCGCTCCGAACTGCCCCCGCGGATCGGCGTTTGGGCGCAGGAAGCGGTCCTGCGCGAGTGGATCGCCATACGACTGTCACCCGAGGATCCGCTGGTCGTCAACGTGGACGGCACGTGTGCTCGCGGCAGTGCGTCCGCGCAACGGCCCGGCGTTTACCTCCCGGCGGCCTGCGCTCCTCGTGTCTCGGCCATTCTGACCCAACTGCGCGTTGATGCCAAGACCAATGAACACAAGGCCGCGTTGGAACTGCTCAACGTCTTACCCCCACGCCGGGGCGGGTACATCACCACCGGCGACGCCATGTTCACACAAACCGAGGTGTGCCGAGCGATTCGTGATCGCAACGATGACTACGGGCGGGTTCTCCTTGACCACCGGCACGCCCTGGCCGTGGACATCGACGCGGGGCTCACATTCGCAGCTCAAGCGGCAACTTTTTCCCCCGAGGGCGCGTTCCCTAAAAGAGCCCACGTCCGGTCCGCGGTTCGGACGGACGGTTGA
- a CDS encoding alpha/beta hydrolase family protein, whose product MSFPFLSLTRRHLFCAVGTSSLSLASGEWDTGADEKSPAIEPLNRFPRTVQDFFVERVRAAERIGTEARAKLKTKADAEAYVRGVREKIAKCFGPFPEKAPLNARVTGTLKRDTYTIEKVIFESRPGFFVTANLYLPKGANGPRPGVVGSCGHSHNGKAEPAYQSFCQGLARMGYVVLVFDPIGQGERLQYAHIAKANRPGIGVEEHLLAGNQQFLVGEFFGNWRAWDGVRALDYLLSRPEVDPKHVGITGNSGGGTMTTWLCGLDARWTMAAPGCFITTFRRNLENELPADTEQCPPRALALGLDHADVLAALAPKPVIVLAKEKDYFDVRGAEEAHRRLKNIYAILGAEENVKLHVGPTGHGYTVENREAMYRWFNHVTGISNEKTEPKLTIEKEEDLLCAPKGQVSELKSRTVFSFTAEKAKHFAAKRMPLVGNPLKVHIETALGLPKREGVPDFRILRPAGGRKYPKPHATTYVIETEKSAVAVVYRLSDQAHLSRPTKDEGAAILYVSHHSADAELRDDAFLTELVKAEPKAAFYACDVRGVGESRPNTCGGTDQFLAAYGNDYFYAIHGLMLDKPYIGQKTFDVLRVLDWLGDVGHKDVHLVAKGWGALPATFAAVLSDRVTHVTLKNALTNFADVAQSETYSWPLSLFVPGVLRSFDLEDCYKVLEAKKLKQIDPWGANGKLQ is encoded by the coding sequence GTGTCGTTTCCCTTCTTGTCATTGACCCGCCGACATTTGTTCTGCGCGGTTGGTACCTCGTCTCTCTCGCTGGCCTCCGGAGAGTGGGACACGGGTGCGGACGAGAAATCGCCCGCAATTGAACCACTCAACCGGTTCCCACGAACCGTTCAGGATTTCTTCGTCGAACGGGTTCGCGCCGCCGAACGGATCGGAACCGAGGCCCGCGCGAAGTTGAAGACCAAAGCGGATGCCGAGGCATACGTCCGCGGGGTGCGCGAGAAGATCGCGAAGTGTTTCGGGCCGTTCCCCGAGAAAGCGCCGCTCAACGCGCGGGTCACCGGCACCCTCAAACGCGACACCTACACCATCGAGAAGGTAATCTTTGAGAGCCGCCCCGGGTTCTTCGTCACCGCGAACCTGTACCTCCCCAAGGGGGCGAACGGTCCCCGGCCGGGTGTCGTCGGGTCGTGCGGGCACTCGCACAACGGCAAGGCCGAACCCGCGTACCAGTCGTTCTGCCAGGGCCTCGCACGAATGGGCTACGTGGTGCTCGTCTTCGACCCGATCGGTCAGGGCGAGCGTCTCCAGTACGCCCACATCGCAAAGGCGAACCGCCCCGGGATCGGGGTTGAAGAGCACTTGCTCGCGGGGAATCAGCAGTTCCTCGTAGGGGAGTTCTTCGGGAACTGGCGCGCGTGGGACGGTGTCCGCGCGCTCGATTACCTTTTGTCGCGCCCGGAAGTGGACCCGAAGCACGTCGGTATCACCGGGAACTCTGGCGGCGGCACGATGACGACGTGGCTGTGCGGTCTCGACGCGCGCTGGACGATGGCCGCGCCCGGGTGCTTCATCACCACGTTCCGGCGCAATCTGGAGAACGAGCTCCCGGCCGACACGGAACAGTGCCCGCCCCGCGCGCTCGCACTCGGTCTCGACCACGCGGACGTCCTCGCGGCGCTGGCCCCCAAGCCGGTCATCGTCCTCGCGAAAGAGAAGGACTACTTCGACGTCCGCGGCGCGGAGGAGGCGCACCGGCGCCTGAAGAACATCTACGCGATACTCGGCGCGGAAGAGAACGTGAAGCTGCACGTCGGCCCGACCGGGCACGGCTACACTGTCGAGAACCGCGAGGCCATGTACCGCTGGTTCAATCACGTAACGGGCATCTCAAACGAAAAGACCGAGCCGAAACTGACCATCGAGAAAGAAGAGGACTTGCTCTGTGCTCCGAAGGGGCAAGTGAGCGAGCTGAAATCGCGCACCGTGTTTTCGTTCACTGCCGAGAAAGCGAAGCACTTCGCGGCGAAGCGAATGCCGCTCGTTGGGAACCCGCTGAAGGTCCACATCGAGACCGCACTGGGTTTGCCGAAGCGCGAGGGCGTACCGGATTTCCGCATCCTTCGGCCCGCCGGAGGAAGGAAATACCCCAAGCCGCACGCCACGACATACGTCATCGAAACCGAAAAGTCCGCGGTCGCGGTGGTGTACCGATTGAGCGACCAAGCCCACCTGTCGCGCCCGACGAAGGACGAAGGCGCTGCGATTCTCTACGTCTCGCACCATTCTGCCGACGCCGAATTGCGCGACGATGCGTTCCTCACCGAGTTGGTCAAAGCCGAGCCGAAGGCCGCATTTTATGCGTGTGACGTGCGGGGCGTGGGCGAATCGCGCCCCAATACGTGTGGTGGAACCGACCAGTTCCTCGCGGCCTACGGCAACGACTACTTCTACGCGATTCACGGCCTCATGCTCGACAAGCCGTACATCGGGCAAAAAACGTTCGACGTGCTCCGCGTGCTCGACTGGCTCGGCGACGTCGGCCACAAGGACGTTCACCTCGTCGCCAAAGGATGGGGCGCACTCCCCGCGACCTTCGCGGCCGTGCTCTCGGATCGAGTGACGCACGTCACCCTGAAGAACGCGCTCACGAACTTCGCAGATGTGGCGCAGTCGGAAACGTACTCGTGGCCGCTGTCGTTGTTCGTGCCGGGCGTGTTACGTTCATTCGATCTCGAAGACTGTTACAAAGTGCTCGAAGCCAAGAAGCTCAAGCAAATTGATCCGTGGGGCGCGAACGGCAAATTGCAGTGA
- a CDS encoding GIY-YIG nuclease family protein — protein MPQAKKPRWVVYILRCADGTLYTGITTDLARRLGQHNAGTASKYTRARRPVAVAYRTTVKTHGDALRRELAIKKLTRTAKDALIAKQAKRRKRA, from the coding sequence GTGCCGCAGGCGAAGAAACCGCGCTGGGTGGTCTACATCCTGCGGTGCGCGGACGGTACGCTGTACACCGGCATCACCACCGATTTGGCGCGCCGGCTCGGTCAGCACAACGCGGGGACCGCGTCCAAATACACGCGGGCACGCCGACCGGTCGCAGTGGCGTACCGCACAACGGTGAAAACGCACGGCGACGCGCTCCGCCGGGAACTCGCGATCAAGAAGCTGACGCGCACGGCGAAAGACGCACTCATCGCGAAACAGGCGAAGCGCCGGAAACGTGCGTAA
- a CDS encoding SecDF P1 head subdomain-containing protein: MIALVQASVLAVSSFGFGAPALADRADEKVKVEFRRAETKNAEGLVEAKVEGTRTKVYLHKEADATNKDIASARVFEDDNKKVLIEVTFTKDGAKKIATLSGEHKGKPVAVVIDGKVVCAPVLRAPLTDKAQISGQFTKDEAEKIVKGLTAP; encoded by the coding sequence ATGATCGCGCTGGTGCAGGCGAGCGTGCTCGCGGTGTCATCTTTCGGGTTCGGGGCTCCGGCCCTCGCGGATCGGGCCGACGAGAAAGTGAAGGTCGAGTTCCGGCGCGCCGAGACGAAGAACGCGGAGGGACTGGTTGAGGCCAAAGTGGAGGGCACGCGGACCAAGGTCTATCTGCACAAAGAGGCCGATGCGACCAACAAGGACATCGCCTCGGCCCGCGTGTTCGAGGACGACAACAAGAAGGTGCTGATTGAGGTCACCTTCACCAAAGACGGCGCGAAGAAAATCGCGACCCTCTCGGGCGAGCACAAGGGGAAGCCGGTCGCCGTGGTGATCGACGGGAAAGTGGTGTGCGCGCCCGTTCTGCGTGCGCCCCTCACGGACAAGGCACAAATCTCCGGGCAATTTACCAAGGATGAGGCGGAAAAGATCGTGAAGGGGCTCACCGCCCCGTAG
- a CDS encoding VWA domain-containing protein: MATDDETDPHTLARWRLVLGRTAEQHGINCGGNGEAERIEELVGFLFEPGPGDGAGGRGRGGHGGGRRSSGRAGGSGGPQLTVPDWVDQVNELFPTQSKEVMQKELVKRRGISELMGKPELLEKIEPNMELVKTLLTHRDLLNEKTRILARKIIEQVVEELKRKMQVQVEQAITGAIRKDRHSPRKVYRNLDLKTTLRRNLKNYDPDTGKLLVDRVFFYAAERKKKPWHVIVVVDQSGSMLESAIFSAVMASIFAELPAVKTSLVLFDTEVVDLSDQVGQPVDVLLSIQLGGGTDITKGLMYANELVRQPGRTIVVLITDFYEGRDEKDLVDQTRLMADSGVRMIGLGALGYDARPSYNKPTAQKLTKVGMDVLVCTPEKLAECMAQIIRG; the protein is encoded by the coding sequence ATGGCGACCGACGACGAAACCGATCCGCACACCCTGGCGCGCTGGCGGCTCGTGCTCGGCCGGACGGCCGAACAGCACGGCATCAACTGCGGCGGCAACGGCGAGGCCGAGCGCATCGAGGAACTCGTGGGGTTCCTCTTTGAACCCGGCCCGGGCGACGGGGCCGGCGGCCGCGGGCGCGGGGGACACGGAGGTGGGCGCCGGTCGTCCGGTCGCGCGGGCGGCAGCGGCGGACCGCAGCTCACCGTGCCCGATTGGGTGGACCAGGTCAACGAGCTGTTCCCCACCCAGTCCAAAGAGGTGATGCAGAAGGAACTCGTGAAGCGCCGCGGGATCTCGGAACTGATGGGAAAACCCGAGCTGCTCGAAAAGATCGAGCCGAACATGGAGCTGGTGAAAACGCTCCTCACGCACCGCGATCTGCTGAACGAGAAGACGCGCATTCTGGCTCGCAAGATCATCGAGCAGGTGGTCGAAGAGTTGAAGCGCAAGATGCAGGTTCAGGTGGAGCAAGCCATTACGGGTGCGATTCGGAAGGACCGCCACTCGCCGCGCAAGGTGTACCGGAATCTGGACCTGAAGACGACGCTCCGGCGCAACTTGAAGAACTACGACCCGGACACGGGTAAGCTGCTCGTGGATCGCGTGTTCTTCTACGCCGCCGAGCGCAAGAAGAAGCCCTGGCACGTGATCGTCGTGGTGGACCAGTCCGGGTCGATGCTCGAAAGCGCGATCTTCTCCGCGGTGATGGCGTCCATCTTCGCGGAACTCCCCGCGGTGAAAACCTCGCTCGTGCTGTTCGATACCGAGGTGGTCGATCTGTCCGATCAGGTCGGGCAACCGGTGGACGTGCTGCTCTCGATCCAGCTCGGCGGCGGAACGGACATCACGAAGGGGCTAATGTACGCGAACGAACTCGTGCGCCAGCCGGGGCGCACGATCGTGGTGCTCATTACGGACTTCTACGAGGGGCGCGACGAAAAAGACCTCGTGGACCAAACGCGACTCATGGCCGATAGCGGCGTCCGTATGATCGGGCTGGGCGCATTGGGATACGACGCACGCCCCTCGTACAACAAGCCGACCGCACAGAAACTCACGAAAGTGGGGATGGACGTACTCGTCTGCACGCCGGAAAAGCTCGCCGAGTGTATGGCCCAAATCATTCGGGGCTGA
- a CDS encoding DUF1580 domain-containing protein, producing MSDTVLQDAPAPLMNGERLFSFTTIAAQIPGYRANSHVNSSTVFRWVTKGVKTPDGGLVRLEAVRLGTAWKTSLEAVARFSAKLTEAVLPLEAPQPVAPTPTPNQRNRAAAAAHEELSSVLGTRS from the coding sequence ATGAGTGACACCGTACTTCAGGACGCGCCGGCGCCGCTCATGAACGGCGAGCGGCTGTTCTCGTTCACTACCATCGCTGCGCAGATCCCGGGTTACCGGGCCAACAGTCACGTCAACTCGTCCACCGTCTTCCGGTGGGTAACCAAGGGCGTTAAGACTCCGGATGGCGGCCTTGTCCGGCTTGAGGCCGTTCGCCTCGGCACGGCTTGGAAAACGTCGCTGGAAGCGGTCGCTCGCTTCTCGGCGAAGCTCACAGAAGCAGTGCTCCCTTTGGAAGCTCCTCAGCCCGTTGCGCCCACGCCAACCCCGAACCAGCGTAACCGCGCGGCCGCTGCTGCTCACGAGGAACTCTCCTCTGTACTCGGAACCCGCTCGTAA
- a CDS encoding VWA domain-containing protein, translating into MSDPHTLARWRLVLGKTAEQHGISCEGQAEAERVEQLVGFLFEPGREGSNQPRRRRSGERGAGGSSDGLTVPDWVDQVNELFPNQSKEVMQRELVKRRGIGELLEKPELLEKIEPNLELVHTLMTHRDLMNEKTRVLARKIIDQVVEDLKRRMQVQVEQTILGAIRKDRHSPRKVYRNLDLKTTLRRNLKNYDPDTGKLLVDRVFFYAAERKKKPWHVVVVVDQSGSMMESTVFSSIMASIFAELPAMKTSLILYDTRVVDMSDKLGQPVDVLMQVQLGGGNDTALALQYATSLIRQPARTILVLISDFYEGDGPAEKAMVDQVRYLGDSGVRLIGLAALGYDARPFYNKPTAQKLRKVGMDVLICTPEKLAECMAQIIRG; encoded by the coding sequence GTGTCCGATCCTCACACGCTCGCGCGCTGGCGGCTCGTTCTCGGCAAGACCGCCGAACAGCACGGCATTTCGTGCGAGGGGCAAGCCGAAGCCGAGCGCGTCGAGCAACTCGTGGGGTTCCTGTTCGAGCCGGGGCGCGAAGGGAGCAACCAACCGCGCCGGCGGCGGTCTGGCGAGCGCGGAGCGGGTGGTTCGTCCGACGGGCTGACCGTGCCGGACTGGGTGGATCAGGTCAACGAACTGTTTCCCAACCAGTCCAAAGAGGTAATGCAGCGGGAGTTGGTCAAGCGCCGCGGAATCGGCGAGCTACTGGAGAAGCCTGAACTGCTCGAAAAGATCGAGCCGAATCTGGAACTCGTTCACACGCTGATGACGCACCGCGACCTGATGAACGAGAAGACGCGCGTCCTGGCGCGCAAGATCATCGACCAGGTCGTGGAGGATCTGAAGCGCCGGATGCAGGTTCAGGTGGAGCAGACGATTCTCGGCGCGATCCGAAAGGACCGGCACTCACCGCGCAAGGTGTACCGGAACCTGGACCTGAAGACCACGCTCCGGCGCAACTTGAAGAACTACGACCCTGACACAGGCAAGTTACTCGTAGACCGGGTGTTCTTCTACGCGGCCGAGCGCAAGAAGAAGCCCTGGCACGTCGTGGTGGTCGTCGACCAGTCCGGGTCGATGATGGAGAGCACGGTCTTTTCGTCCATCATGGCGTCCATTTTCGCGGAACTGCCCGCGATGAAGACCTCGCTCATCCTGTACGACACGCGCGTGGTCGACATGTCCGACAAACTCGGGCAACCGGTGGACGTGCTGATGCAGGTGCAGCTCGGCGGCGGAAACGACACCGCGCTCGCGCTCCAGTACGCCACGTCCCTGATTCGGCAGCCGGCGCGCACGATCCTCGTCCTCATCAGCGACTTCTACGAGGGCGACGGGCCGGCGGAAAAAGCGATGGTGGATCAGGTGCGGTACCTGGGCGACAGCGGCGTGCGCCTCATCGGGCTCGCTGCCCTGGGGTACGACGCGCGCCCGTTTTACAACAAACCGACCGCGCAGAAGCTCCGCAAAGTGGGTATGGATGTACTCATTTGCACGCCGGAGAAACTCGCGGAGTGCATGGCGCAGATCATTCGCGGCTGA
- a CDS encoding transposase: MQRAFAERLRQIAVRYPAQKHPRVVLIIDNAPWHAGEGVQAALRARPHLELKRLPSYSPQLNVIERFWTLLRRRHPQPTVRHDRRPEALDPQQHLLLTDRPLADPIPHR; this comes from the coding sequence TTGCAACGGGCCTTCGCCGAGCGCCTGCGCCAGATCGCCGTTCGCTACCCGGCCCAAAAGCACCCGCGCGTGGTGCTGATCATCGACAACGCCCCGTGGCACGCCGGCGAAGGCGTTCAGGCGGCGTTGCGCGCGCGCCCGCACCTGGAACTCAAGCGCTTGCCCAGTTACAGTCCGCAACTCAACGTGATCGAGCGGTTCTGGACGTTGCTCCGCCGGCGCCACCCACAACCGACTGTTCGACACGATCGCCGACCTGAAGCACTCGATCCGCAACAGCATCTCCTACTCACCGACCGTCCGCTCGCGGATCCGATCCCTCATCGCTGA